The proteins below are encoded in one region of Limnochorda pilosa:
- a CDS encoding sensor histidine kinase: MGVRTAPLPVIRFQDVFRDHGNPERTYVLGRVMLYAAHEVKTALTVIDLILDAVRRQAASGHAPDPSDVEIAQAALRRAGALLEEILAYGSGRTLRRARLDLAEVVRSVADMLRVVARGNAETGHPVQIVERSAGPGPVIQGDRALLEASLVNLSFNSLQALGTRGGTVWLEVTCDAGVAEVRIRDTGPGLGDLAPEEVFRPYRSSREGGTGLGLSIARAGIEAHGGTLTLRNVAEGGAEAVLRLPLSGADRNP, encoded by the coding sequence GTGGGCGTGCGGACCGCTCCTTTGCCCGTCATCCGGTTTCAGGACGTCTTCAGGGACCATGGAAACCCCGAGCGTACCTATGTCCTCGGCCGTGTCATGCTCTACGCGGCCCACGAGGTCAAGACGGCCCTCACCGTCATCGACCTCATCCTCGACGCCGTCAGGCGCCAGGCAGCCAGCGGGCACGCGCCGGATCCGTCCGACGTGGAGATCGCTCAGGCGGCGCTCCGCCGCGCCGGTGCCCTGCTCGAGGAGATCCTCGCCTACGGCAGCGGCCGGACCCTGCGCCGCGCCCGTCTCGACCTGGCCGAAGTGGTCCGGTCGGTTGCGGACATGCTCCGCGTGGTGGCTCGGGGGAACGCCGAAACGGGTCACCCCGTGCAGATCGTTGAGCGATCCGCCGGCCCCGGCCCCGTGATCCAGGGGGATCGCGCCCTTCTAGAGGCTTCCCTGGTGAACCTGAGCTTCAACAGCCTCCAGGCGCTCGGGACCCGAGGCGGTACCGTCTGGTTGGAGGTCACGTGCGACGCGGGTGTCGCGGAGGTTCGGATCCGGGACACCGGTCCAGGCCTGGGCGACCTCGCACCCGAGGAGGTCTTCCGCCCCTACCGGAGCAGCCGGGAGGGCGGGACGGGACTGGGCCTTTCCATCGCCCGAGCCGGCATCGAGGCCCACGGGGGCACCCTGACCCTTCGAAACGTCGCGGAGGGTGGAGCCGAGGCCGTCCTGCGGCTCCCTCTCTCCGGGGCGGATCGGAACCCCTGA
- a CDS encoding response regulator: MASTESRGHEVAILLVDDDPLSRGALRRLIGLVEGVVVAGEAAGPEEAREGVRRFHPDAVLMDVHMGHVNGFQVTRDLVREHPGLRVLVVSVLPENPYAVEAFRAGASGFLRKEDAPRRLAEAIRTVVQGETYLSPAVAPELVRELVRSRASGLDFPSLTPREQEILELLAQGLSNKEIAAVLHSTVRTVKAHVSHVLEKLNVDDRTQAAVLALRLGLVRSQDAPYREPRSAPNEGR, from the coding sequence ATGGCATCGACGGAGTCCCGGGGACACGAAGTGGCCATTCTGCTGGTAGACGACGACCCTCTTTCGCGCGGGGCCCTTCGCCGGCTGATCGGCCTGGTGGAGGGGGTCGTCGTGGCAGGCGAGGCGGCGGGTCCCGAGGAGGCCCGCGAGGGGGTCCGCCGGTTCCACCCGGACGCGGTGTTGATGGACGTCCACATGGGTCACGTGAACGGCTTTCAGGTCACGCGCGACCTGGTGCGCGAGCACCCTGGGCTGCGCGTGCTGGTGGTCAGCGTCCTCCCCGAGAACCCCTACGCGGTGGAAGCCTTCCGGGCGGGTGCTTCGGGCTTCCTCCGAAAAGAGGATGCCCCCCGCCGCTTGGCCGAGGCCATTCGGACCGTGGTGCAGGGAGAAACCTACCTCTCGCCGGCCGTGGCTCCCGAGCTGGTGCGGGAGCTCGTGCGGTCGAGGGCCTCGGGACTGGACTTCCCATCCCTGACACCCCGGGAGCAGGAGATCCTGGAGCTGCTGGCCCAAGGGCTGAGCAACAAGGAGATCGCCGCAGTCCTGCATTCCACGGTGCGCACCGTGAAAGCCCACGTCTCCCACGTCCTGGAGAAGCTCAACGTGGACGATCGCACCCAGGCAGCCGTGCTGGCCCTCCGCTTGGGACTGGTGCGCTCACAGGATGCCCCTTACCGCGAGCCCCGCTCCGCCCCGAATGAGGGGCGGTGA
- a CDS encoding TonB-dependent receptor yields MSRPPAGETASETAFRRVAVLLLLLALVVAPPSASAQSLRISGDATWSLSAGFSDPEGLDGTDYSLGVPEISQRLRLKLSGEVVAGLAIEADLDNLQSDNLQLLSLTFTRDDWTARFGDFRFQPENPSTASSLSLKGVAAEGPLGPATVGLTFARAQGIPAVKEFTGQSGSDTVRYLRDGPYAPTRVGGHLEASLEGAFFFDLGLPFDPDFVDAFIVWVDGEPEGGRSLADVLTANDLGDLARPKEGTPPLGVLEAGQAVLLDRGAYLTPPAGQDLLILAREPRQILRDQLQELIRLYNHINDLEGDQRLTYPYSPGTASDEAMLEEIYRYDTQVAVGSGSPDSTPQDFDLGQRRRYYDLGHRELDPESVKVTVVKAGQRLDPAAVGLDVAIHYDEGILELPGGPASILDELNAIEVSYRYRVESNIYTLGLSLAVDSERVFLNGRRLARNVDYTIDYEAGILIVLVPVGPEDTLRVEYETFRGGLGGGGDYQRNFYGGRVGFEMRPGWTLGLDLLRGADVPVPAEDAATLGTMPNTQTVAGLRSRFLNDLWDVDLQVARSHDQFPFDDNQKPHQPNQVTALAGSDPSGTTPFLAAGHQNGLSVLASDTGTEWHHYGIGQGPAGVPVHGIAVAEGWWFLATGGGLTAVDVTEGLPAALDSVANWQRYYENDGLPSNDVRAVAIDNETVWVGTADGLVSAPRDSFPGTKDDPVPWTAHDPGVGPEITAIAVDPGGAVYVAGAGGLARAPEGNAFETLRSGERFESIAVPPGGSGLPVYAGGPEGLYYLPQAGGGDLLRVPDVSGTRALAYWGSNLWIATDDGLYVVQDPEANPRQATPAGLEGTPLTSIGIGPNPDDPPTQALWIGTGRQPGGDTAFWTVTAPADPPPSPITFDEASIDPEDQYRYQDLAASEHTAEGWKGSLAVARRFDWGRLYLNALRQEADFLPLGSTERQDLFAWEAGARWDASDRLSLALSHRQEDRTPMPRPAGDEAGGSTPETPYRLWTERASLTWRLGPELELAYQTTRRDDLDAPGDDSQEDRYSATVREGFLDDRLTLGAGLEQVVLRHWTDPAQSYRAQNLLGELDARFWESLTLRVRYRRPLRVKGPEERPAQLSETVSYGLAWNGGVGPVRLRASYDDERSQDQVPQARGVHTQRASTRADTSPFRAGPFALTPNLFASWRDLSGWYLLDQVRTEAGGGMDVGWSALRLGSTVSTARTDYSKTGKRDDELRYGLTARWEAWPQLTPSLEWRRTDRVASLPGVQPQSSKEGRARAILQWRPLSGLSATTSVTRTDREDRTGKSYRSGLENRVSYALSATTSLGGLVELAQGTATDLSVLPDQAPPLEQHVKVELSGDHRFSERWSAEVLAGGVWGEKDQDPFTSYYTRLSARLTF; encoded by the coding sequence ATGAGCCGACCGCCCGCCGGAGAAACCGCCTCAGAGACCGCGTTCCGTCGCGTTGCCGTCCTTCTCCTGCTCCTCGCGCTCGTCGTCGCACCCCCGAGCGCGTCGGCCCAGTCTCTCCGCATCTCGGGCGACGCCACCTGGAGCCTGTCGGCAGGCTTCAGTGATCCGGAGGGCCTGGATGGGACGGACTACTCCCTGGGGGTGCCGGAGATCTCCCAGCGGCTCCGGCTGAAGCTCTCGGGCGAGGTCGTGGCCGGGCTCGCCATCGAGGCGGACCTGGACAACCTCCAGTCGGACAACCTCCAGCTCCTCTCCCTCACCTTCACCCGGGACGATTGGACCGCCCGCTTCGGCGACTTCCGCTTCCAGCCCGAGAACCCGTCCACCGCCTCGTCGCTGAGCCTCAAGGGCGTGGCGGCTGAGGGACCGCTGGGACCGGCCACCGTGGGCCTCACCTTCGCCCGGGCCCAGGGGATCCCGGCCGTGAAGGAGTTCACCGGCCAGAGCGGCTCCGACACCGTCCGGTACCTTCGGGACGGGCCCTACGCCCCCACCCGGGTGGGAGGCCACCTGGAAGCGAGCCTGGAGGGGGCGTTCTTCTTCGACCTTGGCCTACCTTTTGACCCGGACTTCGTGGATGCCTTCATCGTCTGGGTGGACGGTGAGCCTGAAGGGGGCCGTTCCCTTGCAGACGTCCTCACCGCCAACGACCTCGGGGATCTGGCGCGACCGAAGGAGGGCACCCCACCGCTTGGAGTGCTCGAGGCGGGACAGGCCGTGCTCTTGGACCGTGGCGCCTACCTCACGCCCCCCGCGGGCCAAGATCTCCTCATCCTGGCCCGCGAGCCCAGGCAGATCCTCCGGGACCAGCTTCAGGAGCTGATCCGGCTCTACAACCACATCAACGACCTCGAGGGCGACCAGCGCCTGACCTACCCCTACTCGCCCGGGACCGCGAGCGACGAGGCCATGCTGGAGGAGATCTACCGGTACGACACGCAGGTCGCGGTGGGCTCCGGCTCGCCTGACAGCACCCCGCAGGACTTCGACCTGGGCCAGAGGCGACGTTACTACGACCTCGGCCACCGCGAGCTCGACCCGGAGTCGGTGAAGGTGACGGTGGTCAAGGCGGGCCAGCGCCTGGATCCCGCTGCCGTCGGGCTCGACGTGGCGATCCACTACGACGAGGGGATCCTGGAGCTGCCCGGTGGCCCGGCCAGCATCCTGGACGAACTCAACGCCATCGAAGTCTCCTACCGCTACCGGGTGGAGTCCAACATCTACACCCTGGGGCTCTCCCTCGCCGTCGACAGCGAGCGGGTCTTCCTCAACGGGAGGCGCCTCGCGCGCAACGTGGACTACACCATCGACTACGAGGCGGGCATCCTCATCGTTCTGGTACCTGTCGGTCCGGAGGACACGCTCCGGGTGGAGTACGAGACCTTCCGGGGAGGCCTGGGCGGGGGCGGTGATTACCAGCGGAACTTCTACGGCGGCCGGGTGGGCTTCGAGATGCGGCCGGGCTGGACCCTGGGCCTGGACCTGCTCCGGGGCGCCGACGTGCCGGTACCCGCGGAAGATGCCGCCACCCTGGGGACCATGCCCAACACCCAGACGGTGGCGGGGCTGCGGAGCCGTTTCCTCAACGACCTGTGGGACGTGGACCTGCAGGTCGCTCGGAGCCACGACCAGTTCCCCTTCGACGACAACCAGAAGCCCCACCAGCCCAACCAGGTCACGGCGCTGGCCGGGTCGGACCCGTCGGGGACGACTCCGTTCCTGGCCGCGGGCCATCAGAACGGGCTCAGCGTGCTGGCGTCGGACACCGGCACCGAATGGCATCACTACGGCATCGGCCAGGGGCCCGCAGGCGTACCCGTCCACGGCATCGCCGTGGCCGAGGGCTGGTGGTTCCTCGCCACGGGGGGCGGGCTCACGGCGGTCGACGTCACAGAGGGTCTCCCAGCCGCTCTCGACTCCGTAGCCAACTGGCAACGCTACTACGAGAACGACGGCCTTCCCTCCAACGACGTCCGCGCCGTGGCCATCGACAACGAGACCGTCTGGGTGGGGACCGCCGACGGCCTCGTCTCCGCCCCGCGCGACAGCTTTCCCGGAACCAAGGACGACCCCGTACCATGGACCGCCCACGACCCTGGCGTGGGCCCCGAGATCACGGCCATCGCCGTCGACCCCGGCGGCGCCGTCTACGTGGCGGGGGCTGGCGGGCTCGCGCGGGCGCCCGAGGGCAACGCCTTCGAGACCCTCCGTTCCGGCGAGCGGTTTGAGAGCATCGCTGTGCCGCCCGGGGGATCCGGGTTGCCCGTCTACGCCGGCGGGCCGGAGGGTCTCTACTACCTCCCTCAAGCAGGAGGCGGCGACCTTCTCCGCGTCCCAGACGTCTCCGGGACCCGCGCGCTGGCCTACTGGGGGAGCAACCTCTGGATCGCCACCGACGACGGGCTCTACGTTGTTCAGGATCCCGAAGCCAACCCTCGCCAGGCGACGCCCGCAGGCCTTGAGGGGACACCCCTGACCTCTATCGGCATCGGTCCGAACCCGGACGACCCGCCGACGCAAGCCCTCTGGATCGGCACGGGCCGTCAGCCCGGCGGGGACACCGCCTTCTGGACCGTAACGGCCCCGGCGGACCCGCCCCCGAGTCCCATCACCTTCGACGAGGCCTCCATCGACCCCGAAGACCAGTACCGCTACCAGGACCTCGCCGCCAGCGAGCACACGGCGGAAGGGTGGAAAGGCAGCCTGGCCGTGGCCCGCCGCTTCGACTGGGGTCGCCTCTACCTGAATGCCCTCCGGCAGGAGGCGGACTTCCTCCCTCTGGGCTCCACGGAGCGGCAGGATCTCTTCGCCTGGGAGGCGGGCGCCCGGTGGGACGCCTCGGACCGGCTGAGCCTGGCCCTCAGCCACCGCCAGGAGGACCGTACTCCCATGCCCCGGCCCGCCGGCGACGAGGCAGGCGGGTCGACGCCGGAGACCCCCTACCGGCTCTGGACGGAGCGGGCCTCCCTCACCTGGCGGCTGGGCCCCGAGCTGGAGCTAGCCTACCAGACCACCCGCCGGGACGACCTGGACGCCCCGGGCGACGACAGCCAGGAGGACCGGTACTCTGCCACGGTACGAGAGGGGTTTCTCGACGACCGGCTCACCCTGGGCGCGGGACTCGAGCAGGTGGTCTTGCGGCACTGGACGGACCCCGCGCAGAGCTACCGGGCTCAGAACCTCCTGGGCGAGCTGGACGCCCGTTTCTGGGAGAGCCTCACGCTGCGGGTCCGGTACCGCCGCCCGCTACGGGTGAAGGGACCCGAGGAGCGGCCGGCACAGCTCTCGGAGACCGTGAGCTACGGCCTCGCCTGGAACGGGGGCGTTGGGCCCGTCCGCCTGCGGGCCTCCTACGACGACGAGCGCTCCCAGGACCAGGTGCCCCAGGCTCGCGGCGTGCATACCCAGCGGGCCAGCACCCGCGCGGACACCTCTCCCTTCCGGGCGGGGCCCTTCGCCCTCACCCCCAACCTCTTCGCCTCCTGGCGGGACCTGTCGGGCTGGTACCTGTTGGACCAGGTGCGGACCGAGGCCGGCGGGGGGATGGACGTGGGCTGGTCCGCCCTTCGGCTGGGAAGCACCGTGAGCACGGCCCGAACCGACTACAGCAAGACGGGAAAGCGCGACGATGAGCTCCGCTACGGCCTCACTGCCCGCTGGGAGGCCTGGCCCCAGCTCACCCCCAGCCTCGAGTGGAGGCGCACCGATCGGGTGGCGAGCCTACCCGGAGTGCAGCCCCAGTCCTCCAAGGAGGGCCGGGCTCGGGCGATCCTCCAGTGGCGGCCGCTGTCGGGGCTCTCCGCCACCACCTCCGTCACCCGCACGGACCGGGAGGACCGAACAGGCAAGAGCTACCGGAGCGGCCTCGAAAACCGCGTGAGCTACGCCCTCTCCGCCACCACCTCGCTGGGGGGGCTGGTGGAGCTCGCGCAGGGGACAGCCACGGACCTGAGCGTGCTTCCGGACCAGGCGCCGCCCCTGGAGCAGCACGTCAAGGTGGAGCTCTCAGGGGACCATCGCTTCAGCGAAAGGTGGAGCGCGGAGGTTCTGGCCGGCGGCGTATGGGGCGAGAAGGACCAGGACCCCTTCACCTCCTACTACACCCGGCTCTCCGCCCGGCTCACCTTCTGA
- a CDS encoding SDR family NAD(P)-dependent oxidoreductase yields MEIPALDVRDQVALVTGAARGIGRSLAVGLAHYGADVAVADLPGSMAEAEEVAAEVRSLGRRSVAVPVDVRDLGRIDGMVAQTVAALGRIDILVNNAGVQVAKPALEVTEADWDAVLDVDLKGVFFCSQRVGRVMKEQGRGSIVSIASQNGVIGYYNRAAYCSAKAGVVNLTRVLALEWAPYGIRVNAVGPTFVRTALGEQTLSNPEFRRDILSRIPLGRVAEPEEIIGAVVFLASPAASMVTGQTLLVDGGWTAQ; encoded by the coding sequence GTGGAGATTCCGGCACTGGACGTGAGGGATCAGGTGGCGCTGGTGACGGGGGCTGCCAGGGGCATCGGGCGGAGCCTGGCCGTGGGGCTGGCCCACTACGGTGCGGACGTCGCGGTGGCGGACCTACCCGGCTCGATGGCGGAGGCTGAGGAGGTCGCGGCGGAGGTGCGGTCCCTCGGCCGGCGCTCCGTGGCCGTGCCCGTGGATGTGAGGGACCTGGGACGGATCGACGGGATGGTGGCCCAGACCGTGGCTGCCCTGGGCCGTATCGACATCCTGGTGAACAACGCCGGAGTCCAGGTGGCCAAGCCCGCGCTGGAGGTGACCGAAGCCGACTGGGACGCGGTTCTGGACGTAGACCTGAAGGGCGTCTTCTTCTGCTCGCAGCGGGTGGGTCGGGTCATGAAGGAGCAGGGCCGGGGGAGCATCGTGAGCATCGCGAGCCAGAACGGCGTCATCGGGTACTACAACCGGGCAGCATACTGCTCGGCCAAGGCTGGCGTCGTCAATCTTACCCGCGTCCTGGCGCTGGAGTGGGCCCCTTACGGGATCCGGGTGAACGCGGTGGGCCCCACCTTCGTCCGTACCGCTCTCGGGGAACAGACCCTCTCGAACCCCGAGTTCCGGCGCGACATCCTGTCCAGGATCCCGTTGGGGAGGGTGGCAGAACCCGAGGAGATCATCGGCGCGGTGGTCTTCCTCGCCTCACCGGCCGCGTCCATGGTGACAGGGCAGACGCTCCTCGTGGACGGCGGCTGGACCGCGCAGTAG
- a CDS encoding polyamine aminopropyltransferase, with product MVGVFLTSCSLLLLQISLTRLLSVVLSYHYVFAVISLSLLGLGAGGILTHFLGARRSGGHLEVASPTSLAFLLSLFTAGSVFLVTGIARVDPSRVPPVSYFVLLSLPFLVGGALMAQIFRSFPRASARLYAADLVGSAAGSVGAILALDALGPVGAAFLAALMASVAALLFAVRSASRPAGATVASAVLALVVAVLLGVSASGAYRPAISMGTNPEKEIHDALHGPLGGEIVETRWSSFGRTDVVRYREDTGYMDLYLDGTAGTPMYRFNGETTEPDEAVASLRLEFPGYFPFFFLGEQRRNALIIGPGGGRDVLLARMAGIQRITAVEVNPDLVDLVRSYEWYNGGIYTGTGGVEVIVQEGRHFLKRTPEKYDVIMLSLPVTNTSRSPEGYALTENFLLTTDSVRDYLEALTEEGQLVVVAHDEAEILRALVISLVALEDRGRTVPESMKQVYVLGSFPFPVFVLRNSAFDPDTSATMYRAMHRFGYSPRSSYFPYLEGATDLNQILLALARGGLQLRDLEAMVSAMGYDISPVTDDRPFFFKLETGLPKQVLAVFGFSLVLLVTIALLPLLMRKGFAAGAVEPGSTDHARVEVRTVLLFAMIGIGFMLVEIALSQQFTLLIGKPTLALAVLLFSLLVGAGGGSLLSARVAPGKIEPTVAGATLSVALGVLVFALALPAMVDHLLSYSLPVRILASAGLVMPLGFAMGFPFPLGVRRLGERGAGWQVPWMWGVNGASSVFGSVAAIVAAMSLGFREVLLLASGCYLVVSTTARSSRRPRGASALSPWTRPVRRGRPPRR from the coding sequence GTGGTCGGCGTCTTCCTTACCTCCTGCAGCCTGCTTCTCCTGCAGATCAGTCTGACCCGGCTGCTTTCGGTCGTCTTGTCCTATCACTACGTCTTCGCGGTCATCTCCCTCTCGCTGTTGGGTCTAGGCGCGGGAGGCATCCTGACCCACTTTCTCGGGGCCCGGCGGTCCGGCGGACACCTCGAGGTGGCATCGCCGACGTCTCTGGCATTCCTCCTTTCGCTCTTCACCGCTGGCTCCGTCTTCCTCGTCACAGGGATCGCCCGCGTGGATCCTTCCCGGGTGCCACCCGTCTCTTACTTCGTCCTCCTCAGCTTGCCGTTCCTCGTCGGTGGTGCCCTCATGGCGCAGATCTTTCGCTCGTTCCCACGTGCCAGTGCTCGTCTCTACGCAGCCGATCTGGTCGGATCGGCTGCTGGCAGCGTGGGCGCGATTCTCGCCCTCGATGCCCTCGGTCCGGTGGGAGCTGCCTTCCTCGCTGCGCTCATGGCCTCGGTGGCGGCCCTGCTCTTTGCCGTTCGATCGGCGTCCAGGCCGGCGGGAGCGACGGTAGCGTCCGCGGTGCTGGCTCTCGTCGTGGCGGTCCTTCTTGGAGTGAGCGCCTCCGGAGCGTATCGGCCGGCCATCTCCATGGGGACCAACCCTGAGAAGGAGATCCACGATGCGCTTCACGGGCCGTTGGGCGGCGAGATCGTCGAGACGAGGTGGAGTTCGTTCGGGCGCACCGACGTCGTGCGATATCGCGAGGACACGGGTTACATGGACCTTTACCTTGACGGCACCGCAGGGACTCCCATGTACCGATTCAACGGGGAGACCACGGAACCCGACGAGGCGGTCGCATCCCTCAGGCTGGAGTTCCCAGGCTATTTCCCGTTCTTCTTCCTGGGTGAGCAGCGAAGGAACGCTCTCATCATCGGTCCGGGCGGGGGCCGGGACGTCCTCCTTGCGAGGATGGCAGGAATCCAGCGCATCACGGCGGTGGAAGTCAACCCGGATCTCGTGGACCTGGTGCGCAGCTATGAGTGGTACAACGGCGGCATCTACACCGGCACGGGGGGTGTGGAGGTGATCGTGCAGGAGGGGAGGCACTTCCTCAAACGGACGCCTGAGAAGTACGACGTGATCATGCTCTCCCTCCCCGTCACCAACACGAGCCGCAGTCCCGAGGGGTATGCGCTCACGGAGAACTTCCTGCTGACGACGGACTCCGTGAGGGATTACCTGGAAGCGCTCACAGAGGAGGGCCAGCTGGTCGTAGTGGCTCATGACGAAGCGGAGATCCTGAGGGCCCTGGTCATCTCGCTGGTTGCGCTGGAAGACCGCGGGCGTACCGTCCCTGAGTCCATGAAGCAGGTCTACGTCCTGGGATCGTTCCCCTTTCCGGTGTTCGTGCTGAGAAACTCAGCGTTCGACCCGGACACTTCGGCGACGATGTACCGTGCCATGCACCGGTTCGGGTACTCGCCCCGGTCGTCCTACTTTCCCTATCTCGAAGGCGCAACCGACCTGAATCAGATCCTCCTCGCACTCGCCCGAGGCGGTCTCCAGCTTCGCGACCTGGAGGCGATGGTCTCCGCCATGGGGTACGACATCTCTCCGGTGACGGACGACCGCCCGTTCTTCTTCAAACTCGAGACCGGACTGCCCAAGCAGGTGCTGGCTGTCTTCGGTTTCTCTCTCGTGCTCCTCGTGACCATCGCCCTGCTGCCCCTGCTGATGCGAAAGGGATTCGCGGCTGGTGCGGTCGAACCGGGCAGCACGGACCACGCACGTGTGGAAGTACGGACCGTCCTCCTCTTCGCGATGATCGGGATAGGGTTCATGCTGGTCGAGATCGCCCTCTCCCAGCAATTCACGCTCCTTATCGGGAAGCCGACGCTCGCTCTGGCCGTCCTTCTCTTCTCTCTCCTGGTAGGAGCCGGCGGCGGGAGCTTGCTGAGCGCGCGGGTAGCCCCCGGCAAGATCGAGCCCACGGTAGCCGGTGCGACTCTCTCCGTCGCCCTGGGGGTACTGGTCTTCGCGCTCGCCCTGCCCGCGATGGTGGACCACCTTCTGAGCTACAGCCTTCCTGTACGGATCCTCGCCTCGGCGGGTCTCGTGATGCCGCTCGGATTCGCCATGGGCTTTCCGTTTCCCCTGGGTGTCCGGCGGCTCGGCGAGAGGGGCGCGGGGTGGCAGGTGCCGTGGATGTGGGGCGTGAACGGGGCCAGCTCTGTCTTTGGGTCGGTCGCCGCGATCGTCGCTGCGATGAGCCTCGGCTTCCGTGAGGTGCTGCTCCTCGCGTCGGGATGCTATCTCGTCGTGTCCACTACTGCGCGGTCCAGCCGCCGTCCACGAGGAGCGTCTGCCCTGTCACCATGGACGCGGCCGGTGAGGCGAGGAAGACCACCGCGCCGATGA
- a CDS encoding zinc-binding dehydrogenase, with protein sequence MEAAVLSEVGGSLVLEEIADPKPRRGEVLVDVAACGVCHTDLHVLKGEVKFPLPAVLGHEISGVVAEIGDDVEGIQVGDRVISSFIMPCGHCHYCARGRDDLCENFFEKNRLRGVLYDDTTRLFRRDGTPLAMYSMGGLAEYAVVPATDVFPAPTNLPLEDASILGCAIMTAYGAVKNQARVAPGETVAVIGTGGVGSNVIQIARAFGATEVIAVDIRDDKLRAARSLGATQVVNAAQTDPVARVMELTAGRGADVAIEALGRPETVVNAFMMTRDGGRTVVIGIGSGSTAAPIEITRLVRRGIQLSGSYGARVRTDVPEILRLVERGQISVSQPITRRYSLRDADEAYRALDRGEIVGRAIVVMD encoded by the coding sequence ATGGAGGCAGCCGTACTCTCAGAGGTCGGCGGCAGCCTGGTCCTGGAAGAGATAGCCGACCCCAAACCCCGGCGCGGGGAGGTCCTTGTCGACGTGGCGGCGTGCGGCGTCTGTCACACCGACCTCCACGTCCTGAAAGGTGAGGTCAAGTTTCCGCTGCCCGCGGTGCTAGGACACGAGATTTCAGGAGTCGTGGCGGAGATCGGCGACGACGTCGAGGGGATCCAGGTAGGTGATCGGGTGATCTCCTCCTTCATCATGCCCTGCGGCCACTGCCACTATTGCGCGCGCGGTCGTGACGACCTGTGTGAGAACTTCTTCGAAAAGAATCGGCTACGCGGCGTGCTCTACGATGACACCACGCGGCTCTTCCGCAGAGACGGTACGCCCCTGGCGATGTACAGCATGGGCGGGCTCGCCGAGTACGCAGTGGTACCGGCGACCGACGTCTTCCCGGCTCCCACCAACCTGCCGCTGGAGGACGCTTCCATCCTGGGATGCGCGATCATGACCGCCTACGGAGCCGTGAAGAACCAGGCGCGCGTGGCACCCGGTGAGACCGTCGCGGTGATCGGAACCGGTGGCGTCGGGTCGAACGTCATTCAGATCGCACGGGCGTTCGGAGCCACGGAAGTCATCGCTGTCGACATACGAGACGACAAGCTCCGAGCGGCTCGTTCGCTGGGGGCTACGCAGGTGGTCAACGCAGCTCAGACCGACCCGGTGGCACGCGTCATGGAACTGACCGCCGGACGGGGAGCGGACGTGGCCATCGAGGCACTGGGCCGGCCCGAGACCGTGGTGAACGCCTTCATGATGACCCGTGACGGAGGACGGACCGTCGTCATCGGCATCGGATCCGGTTCGACCGCTGCGCCCATCGAGATCACCCGACTCGTCCGTCGCGGCATCCAGTTGAGCGGATCGTACGGCGCCCGGGTCCGGACCGACGTTCCGGAGATTCTGCGGCTGGTGGAACGAGGCCAGATCAGCGTCTCTCAACCCATCACCCGCCGGTACAGCCTTCGTGACGCGGACGAAGCGTACAGAGCTCTCGACCGAGGCGAGATCGTCGGACGCGCCATCGTCGTCATGGACTGA